A single Geoalkalibacter ferrihydriticus DSM 17813 DNA region contains:
- a CDS encoding HypC/HybG/HupF family hydrogenase formation chaperone: MCLGIPMQIQTIDGDLAVCEIDGVQREASLMLLAEPVQVGDFVLIHAGFAISKLDEEDAQATIALFREILAEGGGTE; the protein is encoded by the coding sequence ATGTGCCTTGGTATTCCCATGCAGATTCAGACCATCGACGGCGATCTGGCCGTGTGTGAAATTGACGGCGTGCAGCGCGAAGCCTCGCTGATGCTGCTTGCTGAGCCCGTGCAGGTGGGTGATTTCGTGCTGATTCATGCCGGTTTTGCCATCAGCAAGCTTGATGAAGAAGATGCACAGGCCACCATCGCCCTGTTCCGCGAGATTCTCGCCGAGGGCGGAGGGACCGAATGA
- the hypD gene encoding hydrogenase formation protein HypD, translating into MKYLDAFRDGAVARKLVEKLHARVADYAGQMTFMEVCGTHTMAISQHGIRSLLPEQIRLISGPGCPVCVTPVDYVDHAVALARLPEVIIATFGDMIRVPGSSSSLQREQARGAGVRIVYSPLDALALAQKHPDKKIVFLGVGFETTAPTIAGAVLTAQRQGLSNFFVLGANKTIPIPMAVLASDPELQVSGYLCPAHVSAIIGPQAYAPLVAQQKVPCVITGFEPLDMLQGIDMLATQVLEGQPRVETQYSRIVRPEGNPQARAVLEQVFIPCDTPWRGIGVIPGSGLCFREEFAAFDAARQIPVDVETPREHPGCLCGEILKGKVRPADCPLFRTICTPEDPVGACMVSSEGTCAAEYKYGI; encoded by the coding sequence ATGAAATACCTCGACGCCTTTCGCGACGGCGCGGTGGCGCGCAAGCTGGTGGAGAAACTGCATGCGCGCGTGGCTGACTACGCGGGCCAGATGACCTTTATGGAGGTGTGCGGCACCCACACCATGGCCATCTCCCAGCACGGCATCCGTTCGCTGCTGCCGGAGCAGATCCGCCTGATTTCCGGGCCGGGCTGCCCGGTGTGCGTGACTCCCGTGGATTATGTCGACCATGCCGTAGCCCTGGCGCGCCTGCCCGAAGTGATCATCGCCACCTTCGGCGACATGATCCGGGTGCCCGGATCGAGCAGCAGCCTGCAGCGCGAACAAGCGCGCGGCGCCGGCGTGCGCATTGTCTATTCGCCCCTGGATGCCCTGGCCCTGGCGCAGAAACACCCGGACAAAAAGATCGTATTTCTCGGCGTGGGCTTTGAAACCACCGCGCCGACCATCGCCGGGGCCGTTCTCACCGCCCAGCGCCAGGGGCTGAGCAATTTCTTTGTTCTCGGCGCCAACAAAACCATTCCCATCCCCATGGCGGTGCTCGCCTCGGATCCCGAACTGCAAGTCAGCGGCTACCTATGCCCGGCGCACGTCAGCGCCATCATCGGCCCCCAGGCCTATGCGCCGCTGGTCGCGCAGCAGAAAGTTCCCTGCGTCATCACCGGGTTTGAGCCTCTGGACATGCTGCAGGGCATCGACATGCTCGCGACCCAGGTGCTGGAAGGCCAACCACGCGTGGAAACTCAATACAGCCGCATCGTGCGCCCGGAGGGCAATCCTCAGGCCCGCGCCGTTCTCGAGCAGGTTTTCATCCCCTGCGACACACCCTGGCGCGGCATCGGCGTGATTCCCGGCAGCGGATTGTGTTTCCGCGAAGAATTCGCCGCCTTCGACGCCGCACGGCAGATCCCTGTGGATGTCGAAACACCCCGCGAGCATCCGGGCTGCCTGTGCGGCGAGATCCTCAAGGGCAAGGTCCGGCCCGCCGACTGCCCCCTGTTCCGCACCATCTGCACCCCGGAAGATCCCGTGGGTGCCTGCATGGTGTCGAGCGAGGGCACCTGCGCGGCGGAATACAAATACGGAATCTAA